The following proteins come from a genomic window of Desulfocurvibacter africanus subsp. africanus DSM 2603:
- a CDS encoding multidrug effflux MFS transporter, with protein sequence MHVRGMILLLALLSAFPPLSIDMILPALPTLAETWNQPVATINLILVCFVVTYAFFLLVYGPVSDRYGRRRPLMVGLSVFVVSSLLGAIMDNVSSVIFFRALQGAGAAAGPSLALAMSKDLFTGKDRERVLAYLGIIVPLAPMLAPTFGSWITAWLSWHWIFYAQAILGLIALIGVSRCPETLVSRSSNSLAQVAGAYIRLAKNPTYVALTLLMATIMLPFFGFIAGSSHIYITGFGLSEQNFGYFFAFNALCIMLGSIAFLRLVRGYESKTLITVGFAGIFVGGLGLLFGKGLGQWGFALAMAVIAFSGGLSRPPSNNLILEQVKHEAGAASSLLLFTYFILGAVAMWFVSLEWESKQAIIGLLGVSCGGLCLTAWLTMRRMGMLRHE encoded by the coding sequence ATGCATGTGCGAGGAATGATACTCCTTTTGGCTCTCTTATCCGCCTTTCCACCCTTGTCCATCGACATGATCCTGCCTGCCCTGCCCACTCTGGCAGAAACCTGGAACCAACCAGTTGCCACGATCAACCTGATCCTGGTCTGCTTCGTCGTCACCTATGCGTTCTTCCTGCTCGTATACGGCCCGGTATCGGATCGCTACGGCCGACGGCGCCCACTCATGGTGGGTTTAAGCGTGTTCGTCGTCTCCAGCCTGCTGGGTGCGATAATGGATAACGTGAGTTCGGTGATCTTCTTCCGTGCTCTGCAGGGAGCCGGCGCCGCTGCCGGGCCATCCTTGGCTCTAGCTATGAGCAAGGATCTCTTCACCGGCAAGGACCGCGAGCGCGTGCTGGCTTACCTCGGCATCATTGTGCCCCTGGCGCCCATGCTGGCTCCCACATTTGGCAGCTGGATCACAGCTTGGCTCTCCTGGCATTGGATATTCTATGCCCAAGCTATCCTAGGCCTAATCGCCCTCATCGGAGTAAGCAGATGCCCGGAAACTCTTGTGAGCAGATCCAGCAATTCGCTTGCCCAAGTTGCCGGAGCCTATATCCGCCTGGCAAAAAATCCGACCTATGTAGCCTTGACCCTGCTCATGGCCACGATCATGCTCCCATTCTTCGGATTCATTGCCGGCTCCTCGCACATCTACATCACTGGCTTTGGCCTCAGCGAACAGAATTTCGGTTATTTCTTCGCTTTCAATGCCTTGTGCATCATGCTTGGTTCGATCGCCTTCCTACGACTTGTGAGGGGGTATGAATCCAAGACGCTGATCACGGTCGGCTTTGCGGGGATTTTTGTGGGGGGGCTTGGCCTGCTGTTCGGAAAGGGGCTGGGGCAGTGGGGCTTTGCCCTGGCCATGGCCGTGATTGCCTTCTCGGGTGGCTTGAGCCGTCCGCCAAGCAACAACCTCATCCTGGAGCAGGTGAAGCATGAGGCTGGCGCGGCATCGTCTCTGCTACTTTTCACCTACTTTATCCTTGGTGCCGTCGCCATGTGGTTCGTTTCTTTGGAATGGGAGAGCAAGCAGGCAATCATCGGTCTTCTGGGCGTGAGCTGCGGCGGCCTGTGCCTGACGGCATGGCTGACGATGAGGCGCATGGGCATGTTGCGACACGAATAG
- the ilvC gene encoding ketol-acid reductoisomerase encodes MKVYYEQDADLGLLKNKTVAILGYGSQGHAHAQNLRDSGVKVIIGQRPGGPNYDLAREHGFEPMSAAEAAKQADVIMILVQDQYQRALYENDIKPNLTPGKALAFGHGFNIHFQQIVPPKDVDVIMIAPKGPGHLVRRTYTEGGAVPALVAVHQDASGKALDKALAYAKGIGATRSGVIQTNFREETETDLFGEQVVLCGGVSELIKAGFDTLVEAGYQPEMAYFECLHELKLIVDLLYEGGLSKMRWSISDTAEYGDYSRGPRIITDETRKEMKKILKEIQQGEFAREFIMENVTGKAHFSAMRRLNQEHQIEKVGAKLRSMMSWLKK; translated from the coding sequence ATGAAAGTCTATTACGAACAGGACGCCGACCTCGGTCTTCTCAAGAACAAGACGGTGGCAATCCTCGGCTACGGCAGCCAGGGCCACGCCCATGCCCAGAACCTGCGCGACTCCGGCGTCAAGGTCATAATCGGTCAGCGCCCGGGAGGCCCCAACTATGACTTGGCGCGGGAACACGGCTTTGAGCCCATGTCCGCAGCCGAGGCGGCCAAGCAGGCCGACGTCATCATGATTCTTGTTCAGGACCAGTACCAAAGGGCCCTGTACGAGAACGACATCAAACCCAACCTGACGCCGGGCAAGGCTTTGGCCTTTGGCCATGGCTTCAATATCCATTTTCAGCAGATCGTGCCGCCCAAGGACGTGGACGTGATCATGATCGCGCCCAAGGGCCCCGGCCACCTCGTGCGCCGCACCTACACTGAGGGCGGCGCTGTGCCGGCCCTGGTGGCCGTGCACCAGGATGCCTCGGGCAAGGCTCTGGATAAGGCCCTGGCTTATGCCAAGGGCATCGGCGCTACTCGCTCCGGCGTGATCCAGACTAATTTCCGCGAAGAGACCGAGACCGATCTGTTCGGCGAACAGGTGGTCCTGTGCGGCGGTGTGTCCGAACTCATCAAGGCCGGCTTCGATACCTTGGTGGAGGCCGGCTACCAGCCCGAGATGGCTTACTTCGAGTGCCTGCACGAGCTGAAGCTTATCGTGGACCTGCTCTATGAAGGCGGCCTGTCCAAAATGCGCTGGTCCATCTCGGACACGGCCGAATACGGCGACTATTCGCGTGGCCCGCGCATCATCACTGATGAAACGCGCAAGGAGATGAAGAAAATCCTCAAGGAGATCCAGCAGGGCGAGTTCGCGCGCGAATTCATCATGGAGAATGTGACCGGCAAGGCTCACTTCAGCGCCATGCGCCGCCTGAACCAGGAGCACCAGATCGAGAAGGTCGGTGCCAAGCTGCGTTCGATGATGTCCTGGCTCAAGAAATAG
- the ilvN gene encoding acetolactate synthase small subunit — protein MKHVLSVLVENEPGVLARVAGLFSGRGFNIESLNVAPTLDEGVSHMTITTEGDAAIIEQIIKQLRKLVTVIKVVHINEVKSIQRRMALIKVHAGDAGRAEVLRIADIFRCKVVDVSPDELTLEATGDEEKILALISLLQRFGIKEVARTGAVAMKRSMQ, from the coding sequence ATGAAACACGTGCTCTCGGTCCTCGTGGAAAACGAGCCGGGCGTCCTTGCGCGGGTGGCCGGCCTGTTCAGCGGCCGAGGATTCAATATCGAATCCCTCAATGTGGCACCCACCCTGGATGAAGGCGTATCGCACATGACCATCACGACCGAAGGCGATGCTGCGATCATCGAGCAGATCATCAAGCAGTTGCGCAAGTTGGTCACGGTGATCAAGGTCGTGCATATCAACGAGGTCAAGTCCATCCAACGACGCATGGCGCTTATCAAGGTGCACGCCGGCGATGCCGGACGCGCCGAGGTGCTGCGCATCGCGGACATCTTCCGCTGCAAAGTGGTGGACGTAAGCCCGGATGAACTAACGCTTGAAGCAACGGGTGATGAGGAGAAAATTCTCGCGCTCATTAGCCTCCTGCAGCGCTTCGGCATCAAGGAGGTCGCGCGCACCGGTGCCGTGGCCATGAAACGGAGCATGCAGTAG
- the ilvB gene encoding biosynthetic-type acetolactate synthase large subunit: protein MELSGAQILLECLRLEGVEVVFGFPGGAVIDIYDQLPNYPFKHVLVRHEQGAIHAADGYARATGKVGVCLATSGPGATNTVTGIATAYMDSIPVVIITGQVPTPLIGNDAFQEVDIVGITRPCTKHNYLVKSVDDLALTLRRAFYLAKTGRPGPVLVDIPKDVQQQITSFVFPKAEQIKMRSYQPNLKPNVKQLRKVLELLKSSKKPLIYAGGGVISSDASEDLTWLARTFNVPVTATLMGLGAFPAADPLWLGMLGMHGTYAANMAVNNADLLLAIGARFDDRVTGKVSTFAPNATIVHVDIDPTSIRKNVNVHVPVVADCKTALSELRQEMEAKPEEFTASDDHKDWVETVRAWAVEHPLRYNRENGVIKPQTVVEAIYELTKGEAIICTEVGQNQMWAAQFYGFQKPRTCISSGGLGTMGFGFPAAIGAQMAFPDKLVIDIAGDGSIQMNSQELATAVCYKLPVKIVILNNRNLGMVRQWQELFYKKNYCATCMDAQPDFVKLAEAYGAAGFRVTREADLIPTLQKAFALNNTVIVDVTVCPEENVYPMVPAGKSLTEMLLV, encoded by the coding sequence ATGGAGCTCAGCGGAGCTCAGATTCTGCTCGAATGTCTGAGGCTCGAGGGCGTTGAGGTCGTCTTCGGTTTTCCTGGGGGAGCCGTCATTGATATTTATGACCAACTCCCCAACTATCCCTTCAAGCACGTCCTCGTGCGCCACGAGCAGGGCGCAATCCACGCGGCGGACGGGTATGCCCGAGCCACTGGTAAAGTAGGCGTCTGCTTGGCCACTTCCGGCCCCGGCGCCACCAACACGGTCACGGGCATTGCCACGGCCTACATGGACTCCATACCCGTGGTCATCATCACCGGGCAGGTGCCTACGCCGCTCATCGGCAACGACGCCTTCCAGGAAGTTGACATCGTCGGCATCACCAGGCCGTGCACCAAGCACAACTACCTGGTGAAGAGCGTGGATGATCTGGCGCTGACGCTTCGCAGGGCATTTTATCTCGCCAAGACCGGGCGGCCGGGCCCGGTCTTGGTGGATATACCCAAGGATGTCCAGCAGCAGATCACCAGTTTCGTGTTCCCCAAGGCCGAGCAGATCAAGATGCGCAGTTACCAGCCCAACTTGAAACCCAATGTGAAACAGCTGCGCAAAGTCTTGGAACTGCTCAAGAGTTCCAAGAAGCCGCTCATCTACGCAGGCGGCGGCGTCATATCCTCGGATGCTTCCGAAGATCTGACCTGGCTGGCCCGGACGTTTAATGTTCCGGTCACGGCCACGCTCATGGGCCTGGGCGCTTTTCCGGCCGCCGACCCGCTGTGGCTGGGCATGCTTGGCATGCACGGTACTTATGCCGCCAATATGGCCGTGAATAATGCCGACCTCCTCCTGGCCATCGGAGCGCGCTTCGACGACCGGGTCACGGGCAAGGTCAGTACCTTCGCGCCCAACGCCACCATCGTGCACGTTGATATCGACCCGACCTCCATTCGCAAGAACGTGAATGTGCACGTGCCCGTTGTGGCGGACTGCAAGACGGCACTGTCGGAGTTGCGTCAGGAGATGGAAGCCAAGCCGGAAGAGTTCACGGCATCCGATGATCATAAGGATTGGGTCGAGACGGTCCGTGCCTGGGCTGTGGAGCATCCCCTGCGCTACAATCGGGAAAATGGCGTCATCAAGCCCCAGACGGTCGTCGAGGCCATTTACGAGTTGACCAAGGGCGAGGCCATTATCTGCACCGAAGTGGGGCAGAACCAAATGTGGGCCGCCCAGTTCTACGGATTCCAGAAGCCCCGCACCTGCATCTCCTCGGGTGGCCTGGGCACCATGGGCTTCGGCTTTCCGGCCGCCATCGGCGCTCAGATGGCTTTTCCCGACAAGCTGGTTATCGACATCGCGGGTGACGGTTCAATCCAGATGAACAGCCAGGAGTTGGCCACGGCAGTCTGTTACAAGCTGCCGGTGAAGATCGTCATCCTCAACAACCGCAATTTGGGCATGGTGCGCCAGTGGCAGGAACTCTTCTACAAGAAGAATTATTGCGCCACATGCATGGATGCCCAGCCCGATTTCGTCAAGCTGGCCGAGGCATACGGCGCCGCCGGATTCCGTGTGACGCGGGAAGCGGACCTCATACCGACGCTCCAGAAGGCCTTTGCCCTGAACAATACGGTCATCGTGGACGTGACGGTCTGCCCCGAGGAAAACGTCTACCCCATGGTGCCGGCCGGAAAATCCTTAACCGAGATGCTTCTCGTCTAG
- a CDS encoding DUF465 domain-containing protein, whose product MEQHEIELIKKYGQKDNELKALWDLHADYEQRLEKLLKKPALTPVEETEVRELKKKKLAGKTKLQQLLERYKSAEA is encoded by the coding sequence ATGGAACAGCATGAGATTGAACTCATCAAGAAGTACGGACAAAAAGACAATGAGCTCAAAGCGCTTTGGGACCTCCATGCCGATTATGAACAACGGCTAGAGAAGCTACTAAAAAAGCCCGCGCTAACCCCCGTGGAAGAAACTGAGGTCAGGGAACTCAAGAAAAAGAAGCTTGCGGGCAAGACAAAGCTGCAACAGCTTCTGGAGCGTTACAAATCAGCGGAGGCATGA
- a CDS encoding DUF167 domain-containing protein — protein sequence MKRSSATSAASALPGCVISIEPGVWRLNIWVQPGANRNEPVGLYQDCCKIKLSAPPVDNKANKALVVYIAGLLGLRKNQVLLENGLTSRRKSLLIHSATEPKWSAVMMD from the coding sequence GTGAAAAGAAGTTCAGCCACATCTGCCGCATCAGCACTACCCGGCTGCGTAATCAGCATTGAGCCGGGGGTCTGGAGGCTCAACATATGGGTGCAGCCAGGTGCGAATCGCAATGAGCCCGTCGGTCTGTACCAAGATTGCTGCAAGATAAAGCTGTCTGCTCCTCCCGTGGACAACAAGGCTAACAAAGCTTTGGTTGTCTATATTGCCGGCCTTCTTGGCCTACGAAAAAATCAGGTTTTACTTGAGAACGGTTTGACCAGTCGGCGCAAATCGCTGCTCATACATTCGGCAACCGAACCAAAGTGGTCTGCCGTAATGATGGATTAG
- a CDS encoding DivIVA domain-containing protein: MNLSKIDLLNKRFSKRFRGYCRTEVDQLLQEAAEAIGDLSEDKKELHRRIADLEASLAEHKQREETLRDTLMTTQRMIDDLKANARREAQLIIDEAQAKAEAILNRAHLRLAQLHEDITELKRQRTQFEVKLRSLLDAHLRMLEMENQDQEQLEALESKLKFFKKAK; encoded by the coding sequence ATGAATTTGTCCAAGATAGATTTGCTCAACAAGCGCTTTAGCAAAAGGTTCCGCGGTTATTGCCGTACGGAGGTGGATCAGCTTCTTCAAGAAGCAGCCGAAGCTATCGGCGACCTTTCTGAAGACAAGAAGGAGTTGCACCGCCGTATCGCAGACCTGGAGGCCAGCCTCGCCGAACATAAGCAGCGCGAGGAGACTCTGCGCGATACGCTCATGACGACGCAGCGCATGATAGACGACCTCAAGGCCAATGCCCGTCGCGAAGCTCAACTCATCATCGACGAAGCACAAGCCAAGGCCGAGGCCATACTCAATCGCGCGCACCTGCGCCTGGCTCAACTTCATGAGGATATCACCGAACTCAAACGGCAGCGCACTCAGTTCGAGGTCAAGCTTCGCAGCCTTCTCGATGCGCATCTGCGCATGCTCGAGATGGAGAATCAGGATCAGGAGCAACTTGAGGCTCTGGAATCCAAACTGAAGTTCTTCAAAAAGGCAAAGTGA
- a CDS encoding YggT family protein → MFLSNFLQAIAVVIEAILSIYFWIVIISALLSWVNPDPYNPIVRILRNLTEPVFMRLRRWMPFLIVGGFDLTPLVVLLGIQFLKIFVVQSLLQLAFTMR, encoded by the coding sequence ATGTTCCTGAGCAATTTCCTGCAGGCCATCGCCGTAGTCATTGAGGCGATTCTTTCCATCTACTTCTGGATCGTCATCATCTCCGCACTTCTTTCGTGGGTGAATCCAGATCCATATAACCCCATAGTCCGGATTCTGCGCAACCTGACAGAGCCGGTTTTCATGCGCTTGCGGCGTTGGATGCCCTTTCTTATCGTCGGCGGGTTCGATCTTACACCCCTGGTGGTGTTGCTTGGCATTCAATTTCTAAAGATTTTCGTGGTGCAGAGTCTTCTTCAATTAGCATTCACTATGCGGTGA
- a CDS encoding HAD family hydrolase: protein MHISFLDKEFFTGIRGFIFDCDGVLVDSMAANMAYYNIFREHFGLPPMSREEELYVHSASNQESLDRILPAEFRAEAEEFRKTLDYRMVLPWLQLETGLTELLTWLRGKGFHLGVNTNRTNTMDMLLEHFGLSGIFNPVIQASCVSRPKPSPEGVHVILNGWRMLPEEAVFIGDSHVDEQTARAAGVRFWAYRNERLSAELHLSAYAELSACLKQVDAGCRPCMP from the coding sequence ATGCATATTTCCTTTCTGGACAAAGAATTCTTCACTGGCATCCGCGGCTTTATCTTCGATTGCGATGGGGTGCTCGTGGACTCCATGGCCGCCAATATGGCCTATTACAATATCTTCCGCGAGCACTTCGGCCTGCCGCCCATGAGTCGTGAGGAGGAGCTGTATGTGCACAGCGCCTCCAATCAGGAGTCGCTGGACCGCATTTTACCGGCAGAATTCCGTGCCGAGGCTGAAGAATTCCGTAAGACGCTCGATTACCGAATGGTCCTGCCGTGGCTGCAGCTGGAAACAGGTCTCACGGAACTGCTGACCTGGCTTCGCGGCAAGGGATTTCACTTGGGCGTGAACACGAATCGGACCAACACCATGGACATGCTCCTGGAGCATTTCGGGTTGTCCGGCATCTTTAACCCCGTCATCCAGGCCAGTTGCGTGTCCAGGCCCAAGCCCAGCCCTGAAGGAGTGCACGTCATCTTGAATGGCTGGCGCATGCTGCCGGAAGAGGCAGTGTTCATCGGTGATAGCCATGTGGACGAACAGACGGCTAGAGCGGCCGGCGTGCGCTTCTGGGCATACCGCAACGAGCGCCTGTCGGCCGAACTGCACCTCTCCGCTTATGCGGAATTGTCAGCCTGCCTGAAGCAGGTGGACGCCGGCTGTAGACCCTGTATGCCCTAA
- a CDS encoding twin-arginine translocase TatA/TatE family subunit: MFGIGMPELIIILVIILIIFGANKLPEIGGGLGRAIKNFRKATNEPEEIDITPKNNKDSGEKSKDESK, encoded by the coding sequence ATGTTTGGAATCGGAATGCCTGAACTGATCATCATTTTGGTGATCATTCTCATCATTTTCGGCGCTAACAAACTGCCGGAAATCGGCGGAGGACTCGGGCGGGCCATCAAGAATTTTCGCAAGGCCACCAACGAGCCCGAGGAGATCGACATCACTCCAAAGAACAATAAAGACTCCGGGGAAAAATCCAAGGACGAATCGAAATAA
- a CDS encoding CDP-alcohol phosphatidyltransferase family protein, protein MEELNRNWTLPNLLTMVRILLTPGFIMAFLQEWFTLAWILFAVAGFTDGLDGFLARVLRQRSKLGAMLDPLADKVLLDASFITLAVKGWLPDFLAVLVVSRDALIIGGLLVLNFWGIDVKNIARPAWTSKLNTLLQISLVLFVLLEQTFGFDQNAVRLLLLAGVSGLTVLTAAQYIVRGMAMVKDEA, encoded by the coding sequence ATGGAGGAGCTGAACAGGAACTGGACACTGCCAAATCTCCTGACCATGGTGCGCATCCTGCTCACTCCCGGCTTCATCATGGCCTTTTTGCAGGAGTGGTTCACCCTGGCGTGGATCCTGTTCGCAGTGGCGGGATTCACGGATGGCCTGGACGGGTTTCTGGCCAGGGTCCTCCGGCAGCGTTCCAAGCTCGGGGCTATGCTGGATCCTCTTGCCGACAAGGTGCTCCTGGATGCCAGCTTCATCACTTTAGCCGTAAAAGGTTGGCTGCCCGACTTTTTGGCCGTTCTCGTCGTGAGCCGGGATGCGCTCATTATCGGCGGCCTGCTCGTTCTCAATTTTTGGGGCATTGACGTCAAGAACATAGCCAGGCCTGCTTGGACCAGTAAGCTCAATACCTTGCTGCAGATATCCCTGGTGCTTTTCGTACTCCTGGAGCAGACATTCGGCTTTGATCAGAATGCAGTTCGACTGCTGTTGTTGGCCGGAGTTTCCGGGCTGACCGTGCTGACGGCCGCCCAGTATATCGTGCGTGGCATGGCCATGGTCAAAGACGAGGCATAG